One Cedecea neteri DNA segment encodes these proteins:
- a CDS encoding YccS/YhfK family putative transporter, whose product MWKRLIYHPEVNYALRQTLVLCLPVAIGLMLGSLQNGLLFSLVPACCNIAGLDTPHKRFFKRLIIGGSLFALSSLILQLLLLYTHIPLPAILIVMALLLGVTAEISSLHARLLPASLIAAIFTLSMAGNMPIWKPMVLYIFGTIWYGAFNWFWFRLWREQPLRESLSLLYRQLADYCEAKYSLLTQHTDPEKALPPLLARQQKAVDLITTCYQQLHMLSANQQNGYKRLLRAFQVALDLQEHISVSLHQPEEVQKLVEQSHAEAVIRWNAQTIAARLRVLADDILYHRYPTRFTMDKQIDALEKIARQNPDNPVGQFCHYHFSRIARVLKTQRPLYVRDLMEDRERRLPFFPALKSYLSFKSSALRSSARLGVMLTIASLLGSFLHLPKPYWILMTVMFVTQNGYGATRVRIVHRAAGTMAGLCIAGITLHFHVPDSYTLLAMLMITLVSYLFIRKSYGWATIGFTVTAVYTLQLITLSAESYIIPRLIDTLLGCLIAFGGMIWLWPQWQTGLLRQNAHDALEADQDAIRLILSNDPEPTPLAWQRMRVNQAHNALFNSLNQAMQEPGFNSHYLADMKLWVTHSQFIVEHINAMTTLAREHNMLTPDLAQKYLQSCEIGLQRCQQRLEYDGPGGSNDANILEPDTLPTGPLSTMEQHLQRIIGHLNTMHTISSVAWRQRPHHGIWLSRRLRRSG is encoded by the coding sequence ATGTGGAAGAGATTAATTTACCACCCGGAAGTTAACTACGCGCTGAGGCAAACGCTGGTGCTGTGTCTTCCCGTGGCTATCGGCCTGATGCTTGGCAGCCTGCAAAACGGCCTGCTCTTCTCGTTAGTTCCCGCCTGCTGCAACATTGCCGGGCTGGACACACCGCACAAACGCTTCTTCAAACGTTTGATTATCGGCGGCAGCCTGTTCGCCCTCAGCAGCCTTATCCTGCAGCTTCTGCTGCTTTATACTCACATCCCGCTGCCGGCGATATTGATCGTCATGGCTCTGCTGCTCGGCGTCACGGCGGAAATCAGCTCACTTCACGCACGCCTGCTGCCCGCGTCACTGATCGCCGCTATTTTTACGCTCAGCATGGCCGGGAATATGCCGATCTGGAAACCCATGGTGCTCTATATCTTCGGCACCATCTGGTACGGCGCCTTCAACTGGTTTTGGTTCCGTCTATGGCGTGAACAGCCGCTCAGAGAGTCACTCAGCCTGTTGTATCGCCAGCTTGCAGATTACTGCGAAGCAAAATACAGCCTGCTGACCCAGCACACCGATCCGGAAAAGGCGCTGCCGCCGCTGCTTGCCCGCCAGCAAAAAGCCGTCGACCTGATAACCACCTGTTATCAGCAGTTGCATATGCTGTCCGCCAACCAGCAAAACGGCTACAAGCGCCTGTTACGTGCTTTCCAGGTCGCACTGGATTTGCAGGAGCACATTTCGGTTAGCCTGCATCAGCCGGAAGAGGTTCAGAAGCTGGTCGAGCAAAGCCATGCGGAAGCCGTGATCCGCTGGAATGCCCAAACCATCGCCGCGCGCCTGCGCGTGCTGGCAGACGATATTCTTTATCACCGCTACCCAACGCGTTTTACCATGGACAAGCAAATCGACGCGCTGGAAAAAATCGCCCGCCAGAACCCGGACAATCCTGTGGGGCAGTTCTGCCATTACCACTTTAGCCGCATTGCCCGGGTGCTGAAAACCCAGCGGCCGCTGTACGTGAGGGATTTAATGGAGGACAGGGAACGCCGTTTACCGTTTTTCCCGGCCCTGAAAAGCTATCTCTCGTTCAAATCCTCCGCTTTGCGCAGCTCCGCACGTTTAGGCGTGATGCTGACCATTGCCAGCCTGCTGGGCTCCTTCTTACACTTGCCAAAGCCGTATTGGATCCTGATGACGGTGATGTTCGTGACGCAAAATGGCTATGGTGCAACGCGGGTGCGCATCGTTCACAGGGCGGCAGGCACCATGGCAGGGCTGTGTATAGCGGGTATCACCCTGCACTTCCACGTCCCGGACAGCTACACCCTGCTGGCGATGTTAATGATTACGCTGGTGAGCTACCTGTTTATCCGCAAAAGCTACGGCTGGGCCACCATCGGTTTCACCGTCACGGCGGTATATACCCTGCAGCTCATCACTCTCAGCGCCGAGAGTTACATCATTCCCCGGCTCATAGACACCCTGCTCGGCTGCCTGATTGCCTTTGGCGGCATGATCTGGCTCTGGCCACAGTGGCAAACCGGCCTGCTGCGCCAGAACGCCCACGACGCGTTGGAGGCGGATCAGGACGCTATTCGGCTGATATTAAGCAACGATCCGGAACCCACCCCGCTGGCCTGGCAGCGTATGCGGGTCAACCAGGCGCACAACGCGCTGTTCAACTCGCTCAATCAGGCGATGCAGGAGCCAGGATTTAACTCTCACTACCTGGCAGACATGAAACTCTGGGTGACGCACAGCCAGTTCATCGTCGAGCATATCAACGCCATGACCACGCTGGCGCGCGAGCACAACATGCTGACGCCGGACCTGGCGCAAAAGTATCTGCAGTCTTGTGAAATTGGGTTACAGCGCTGCCAGCAAAGGCTGGAGTATGACGGGCCTGGGGGGTCGAACGACGCCAATATTCTGGAACCGGATACGCTGCCCACGGGGCCGTTAAGCACCATGGAGCAGCATTTACAGCGGATTATTGGCCATCTGAACACCATGCATACCATCTCATCGGTAGCCTGGCGTCAGCGGCCTCATCATGGGATCTGGCTGAGCCGCCGCCTGCGGCGCTCGGGTTAG
- a CDS encoding glutathione S-transferase family protein — MKLYDFPLSGHAHRARLFLSLLGLPHELVELDLKAGAHKQPEYLALNPFGQVPLLDDEGTLIPDSNAILVYLAKKSGQSAWLPEDPQGAAAVQRWLSVAAGDLAFGPAAARLVTVFGAKFNPDEVIARAHIFLGRLEQHLANREWLVGDHPTIADVAIYSYTSSAPEGNVDLSGYPAVMAFLRRIEALPGFVPFVKTAAGLNAVA; from the coding sequence ATGAAACTCTATGACTTCCCTCTGTCAGGCCATGCCCACCGCGCTCGTCTGTTTCTTTCCCTGCTCGGCCTGCCCCATGAGCTTGTTGAGCTGGACCTGAAGGCCGGCGCCCATAAGCAGCCGGAATATCTTGCGCTGAACCCGTTTGGGCAGGTCCCTCTGCTGGACGATGAAGGCACGCTGATCCCTGACTCCAACGCCATTCTTGTCTATCTGGCGAAAAAAAGTGGCCAAAGTGCCTGGCTGCCGGAAGACCCACAGGGCGCGGCAGCCGTTCAACGCTGGCTTTCCGTCGCCGCCGGAGACCTCGCCTTTGGTCCTGCCGCAGCCCGCCTGGTCACGGTTTTCGGTGCCAAATTTAACCCCGACGAGGTGATTGCGCGTGCTCACATCTTCCTGGGACGCCTTGAGCAGCATCTCGCCAATCGGGAATGGCTGGTCGGCGATCATCCAACCATCGCTGATGTCGCCATTTACAGCTATACCTCCAGCGCACCTGAGGGGAATGTAGATCTCTCCGGTTATCCAGCCGTTATGGCTTTCCTGCGCCGTATTGAAGCACTACCTGGGTTTGTACCTTTCGTCAAAACGGCCGCAGGCCTTAACGCCGTCGCCTAG
- a CDS encoding LysE family translocator: MDLTLFLSLLGFLWVAAITPGPNNTLLTASGANYGFFRSLPLMIGIMLGMQCILVLVAFGVGSLILLYPALHLILKIAGSVYLLWLAWKIGTAKYERLETDAAPPSPVPFWQGGLLQVINPKAWLMALGAVASFSLAGAAYLHSVAMISLGIALVNIVAGVIWIAFGSLIGLFLRSRRSWAIFNVSMGVLTAACVLLIWR; encoded by the coding sequence ATGGACTTAACGCTTTTTCTTTCGTTGCTGGGCTTTCTCTGGGTCGCCGCCATCACACCTGGCCCTAATAATACGCTACTTACCGCATCCGGGGCGAATTACGGTTTCTTCCGCAGCCTGCCACTGATGATTGGCATCATGCTCGGAATGCAGTGCATTTTAGTGCTTGTTGCCTTTGGCGTGGGTAGCTTAATCCTGCTTTACCCTGCTCTGCACCTTATCCTGAAGATTGCCGGGAGCGTTTACCTTTTGTGGCTGGCCTGGAAAATTGGCACCGCGAAATACGAGCGATTAGAGACGGATGCGGCGCCGCCGTCTCCGGTACCTTTCTGGCAGGGCGGCCTGCTGCAGGTGATTAACCCTAAAGCCTGGCTGATGGCGCTGGGCGCGGTAGCCAGTTTCAGCCTGGCAGGCGCAGCCTACCTGCATTCCGTGGCGATGATTAGCTTAGGGATTGCGCTGGTCAACATTGTGGCCGGAGTTATCTGGATAGCCTTTGGTAGCCTGATTGGCCTGTTCCTGCGCAGCCGTCGTTCCTGGGCTATTTTCAACGTCAGCATGGGCGTGTTAACCGCCGCCTGCGTGCTGCTTATCTGGCGCTGA
- the tsgA gene encoding MFS transporter TsgA, with translation MTNSNRTKLLWISFFSYALTGALVIVTGMVMGNIAEYFNLPVSSMSNTFTFLNAGILISIFLNAWLMEIVPLKTQLRFGFLLMVLAVAGLIFGHNLAIFSASMFVLGLVSGITMSIGTFLITHMYEGRQRGSRLLFTDSFFSMAGMIFPMVAAILLARSINWYWVYVCIGLVYVAIFLLTLGCEFPALGKHAKKDDQPVTKEKWGVGVLFLSIAALCYILGQLGFISWVPEYAKGLGMSINDAGKLVSDFWMSYMFGMWAFSFILRFFDLQRILTVLAGAATVLMYLFNHGDPAHLAWFILSLGFFSSAIYTTIITLGSQQTKVSSPKLVNFVLTCGTVGTMLTFIVTGPIVAHSGPLAALHTANGLYAVVFVMCLLLGFVTKHRRHGAEAAAH, from the coding sequence ATGACTAACAGCAACCGAACCAAGCTCTTATGGATTAGCTTCTTCTCCTACGCCCTGACCGGGGCGTTGGTGATCGTCACCGGGATGGTGATGGGAAACATCGCAGAGTACTTTAATCTGCCGGTGTCCAGCATGAGTAATACCTTTACGTTCCTTAATGCCGGTATTTTAATCTCTATCTTCCTGAACGCCTGGCTGATGGAAATCGTGCCGCTGAAAACCCAGCTGCGATTTGGTTTCCTGCTGATGGTGCTGGCCGTCGCTGGCCTGATCTTCGGTCATAACCTCGCGATCTTCTCCGCTTCCATGTTCGTTCTGGGGCTGGTGAGCGGGATAACCATGTCGATTGGTACCTTCCTGATCACCCACATGTATGAAGGGCGTCAGCGCGGTTCCCGCCTGCTGTTTACCGACTCCTTCTTCAGCATGGCCGGGATGATTTTCCCGATGGTCGCCGCTATTCTGCTGGCTCGGAGCATTAACTGGTACTGGGTCTACGTGTGTATCGGCCTGGTTTATGTTGCTATCTTCCTGCTGACCCTGGGCTGTGAGTTCCCGGCGCTGGGCAAACATGCGAAGAAAGACGACCAGCCTGTCACCAAAGAAAAATGGGGCGTTGGCGTGCTGTTCCTGTCCATCGCGGCGCTGTGCTACATCCTCGGCCAGTTGGGCTTTATCTCCTGGGTACCGGAATACGCCAAAGGCCTGGGCATGAGCATCAACGATGCCGGCAAGCTGGTGAGTGACTTCTGGATGTCTTACATGTTCGGCATGTGGGCGTTCAGCTTCATCCTGCGTTTCTTCGACCTGCAGCGCATTCTGACCGTGCTCGCTGGCGCAGCCACCGTGCTGATGTACCTGTTTAACCACGGTGACCCGGCTCATCTGGCCTGGTTTATTCTGTCGCTTGGTTTCTTCTCCAGCGCCATTTACACCACCATCATCACCCTGGGCTCTCAGCAGACCAAAGTGTCTTCGCCTAAGCTGGTTAACTTCGTTCTGACCTGTGGCACCGTGGGCACCATGCTGACCTTCATCGTCACCGGTCCAATTGTCGCGCACAGCGGCCCTCTGGCTGCGCTGCACACCGCCAATGGCCTGTACGCTGTCGTCTTCGTCATGTGCCTGCTGCTTGGTTTCGTCACCAAACACCGTCGTCATGGCGCAGAGGCTGCTGCGCACTAA
- the crp gene encoding cAMP-activated global transcriptional regulator CRP, giving the protein MVLGKPQTDPTLEWFLSHCHIHKYPSKSTLIHQGEKAETLYYIVKGSVAVLIKDEEGKEMILSYLNQGDFIGELGLFEEGQERSAWVRAKTACEVAEISYKKFRQLIQVNPDILMRLSSQMARRLQVTSEKVGNLAFLDVTGRIAQTLLNLAKQPDAMTHPDGMQIKITRQEIGQIVGCSRETVGRILKMLEDQNLISAHGKTIVVYGTR; this is encoded by the coding sequence ATGGTGCTTGGCAAACCGCAAACAGACCCGACTCTCGAATGGTTCTTGTCTCATTGCCACATTCATAAGTATCCGTCGAAGAGCACGCTGATTCACCAGGGTGAAAAGGCGGAGACGCTGTACTACATCGTCAAAGGCTCCGTAGCTGTTCTGATTAAAGATGAAGAAGGCAAGGAGATGATCCTTTCTTATCTGAATCAGGGTGATTTCATTGGTGAATTAGGTTTATTCGAAGAAGGTCAGGAGCGTAGCGCCTGGGTTCGTGCCAAGACCGCCTGTGAAGTAGCTGAAATTTCCTATAAAAAATTCCGTCAGCTGATTCAGGTCAACCCGGACATCCTGATGCGCCTTTCTTCCCAGATGGCACGCCGCCTGCAGGTCACCTCTGAGAAAGTCGGCAACCTCGCGTTCCTCGACGTGACCGGCCGTATCGCTCAGACGTTGCTTAACCTGGCTAAACAGCCGGATGCCATGACCCACCCGGACGGGATGCAAATCAAAATCACCCGCCAGGAAATCGGTCAGATCGTGGGCTGCTCCCGCGAAACCGTTGGCCGTATTCTGAAAATGCTGGAAGATCAGAACCTCATTTCCGCCCACGGTAAAACGATTGTCGTTTACGGCACCCGTTAA
- the ppiA gene encoding peptidylprolyl isomerase A — MLKSTLAAVAAVFALSALSPAALAAKGDPHVLLTTSAGNIELELNSQKAPVSVKNFVDYVNSGFYNNTTFHRVIPGFMIQGGGFTEDMNQKQPNAPIKNEADNGLRNTRGTISMARTADKDSATSQFFINVADNAFLDHGQRDFGYAVFGKVVKGLDVADKISQAPSHDVGPYQNVPTKPIVILSAKVLP, encoded by the coding sequence ATGCTCAAATCGACACTGGCGGCTGTTGCAGCTGTATTCGCCCTCTCTGCGCTTTCACCTGCGGCGCTGGCTGCAAAAGGCGATCCGCACGTCCTGTTGACCACCTCGGCTGGCAATATTGAGCTTGAGTTAAATAGCCAAAAAGCGCCGGTTTCGGTCAAAAACTTCGTGGATTACGTCAATAGCGGTTTTTATAACAACACCACCTTCCACCGCGTGATCCCGGGCTTTATGATTCAGGGCGGTGGCTTCACCGAAGATATGAATCAGAAGCAGCCTAACGCGCCGATTAAGAACGAAGCGGACAATGGCCTGCGTAACACTCGTGGCACCATTTCTATGGCGCGCACCGCAGACAAAGACAGCGCAACCAGCCAGTTCTTTATTAACGTGGCTGATAACGCCTTCCTGGATCACGGCCAGCGCGACTTTGGCTATGCCGTATTTGGTAAAGTGGTCAAAGGCCTGGACGTTGCCGATAAAATTTCCCAGGCGCCAAGCCATGACGTTGGCCCGTACCAGAATGTGCCGACGAAACCTATCGTGATCCTTTCTGCGAAGGTTCTGCCGTAA
- the argD gene encoding bifunctional acetylornithine/succinyldiaminopimelate transaminase, with amino-acid sequence MGTEQSAVTRATFDEVILPIYAPAEFIPVKGKGSRVWDSAGKEYVDFAGGIAVTALGHCHPALVGALKTQGETLWHTSNVFTNEPALKLARKLIDATFAERVVFMNSGTEANETAFKLARYYASTRHSPYKSKIIAFYNAFHGRSLFTVSVGGQAKYSDGFGPKPADIIHVPYNDLAAVKAVMDDHTCAVVVEPIQGEGGVTAATPEFLQGLRDLCDEHQALLVFDEVQSGMGRTGELFAYINYGVTPDILTSAKALGGGFPVSAMLTTNEIASAFHVGSHGSTYGGNPLACAVAGAAFDIINTPEVLKGVAAKRQLFVEQLQKINAQFDLFSDIRGMGLLIGAELNEKYKGRAREFLYAGATEGVMVLNAGPDVMRFAPSLIVEDADILEGMQRFAKAVAHVVAG; translated from the coding sequence ATGGGAACTGAACAATCAGCGGTTACGCGGGCAACCTTCGATGAAGTGATTCTGCCGATTTATGCACCAGCAGAATTTATTCCAGTGAAAGGAAAAGGTAGCCGCGTGTGGGATTCCGCCGGGAAGGAATACGTAGACTTTGCCGGAGGCATCGCCGTGACCGCGCTGGGGCATTGCCACCCCGCGCTGGTGGGGGCGCTGAAAACCCAGGGCGAAACTCTGTGGCACACCAGCAACGTTTTTACTAATGAGCCTGCCCTGAAGCTTGCCCGTAAGCTGATTGATGCCACTTTTGCCGAGCGCGTTGTGTTCATGAACTCCGGTACGGAAGCCAACGAAACGGCCTTTAAGCTGGCCCGCTATTATGCTTCGACCCGCCACAGCCCGTACAAAAGCAAAATCATCGCCTTCTACAATGCGTTTCACGGACGTTCGCTGTTCACCGTTTCCGTGGGGGGACAGGCTAAATACTCCGACGGCTTCGGCCCGAAGCCTGCCGATATTATTCATGTGCCGTATAACGACCTTGCTGCAGTGAAAGCGGTAATGGACGATCATACCTGCGCGGTGGTGGTGGAGCCGATTCAGGGCGAGGGCGGTGTGACCGCCGCGACGCCGGAATTTCTGCAGGGGCTGCGTGATTTGTGTGATGAGCACCAGGCACTGCTGGTCTTTGATGAAGTGCAGTCCGGTATGGGCCGCACGGGCGAACTCTTCGCTTATATCAACTACGGCGTCACACCGGATATTTTGACCAGCGCCAAAGCCCTGGGCGGTGGTTTCCCGGTGAGCGCAATGCTGACCACCAATGAAATTGCCTCCGCGTTCCACGTCGGCAGTCACGGCTCGACCTACGGCGGTAACCCGCTGGCGTGTGCGGTGGCCGGGGCGGCTTTCGATATCATCAACACGCCAGAAGTCCTTAAAGGCGTAGCAGCCAAACGTCAGCTTTTCGTCGAGCAACTGCAAAAGATAAACGCACAGTTTGATCTATTCAGCGACATTCGCGGCATGGGACTGTTGATTGGCGCAGAGCTTAACGAGAAGTACAAAGGGCGCGCCCGCGAGTTTCTCTATGCGGGCGCGACAGAAGGTGTGATGGTGTTGAACGCCGGGCCGGATGTTATGCGCTTCGCGCCTTCGCTTATTGTCGAGGACGCGGATATCCTGGAAGGGATGCAGCGCTTCGCCAAAGCCGTTGCCCACGTGGTGGCGGGGTAA
- a CDS encoding hydrolase produces the protein MASTSPLELNIHHDEGDDFRPMRGLSNPHLQTMIPRLIRRRINFKPHWQRLDMPDGDFVDLAWSEDPQTALHKPRLVVFHGLEGSLHSPYAHGMIEAAKKRGWLGVVMHFRGCSGVPNRKERIYHSGETEDGTYFLEWLNQRYGEVPTAAVGFSLGGNMLACLMAKQGAACTLKAGVIVSAPLMLEQCCYHMEQGFSRVYQHYLLNLLKKNAARKLKSYPGSLPIDLRKLKSLRRIREFDDLITSKIHGFADALDYYRQCSAMPLLPEIAAPTLIIHAKDDPFMDHHVIPDRETLPPNIQYQLTTYGGHVGFVGGTLLRPQMWLEQRIPDWLTRFLDH, from the coding sequence ATGGCCAGTACAAGTCCTTTAGAATTGAATATTCATCATGATGAAGGTGACGATTTCCGCCCGATGCGCGGACTCAGTAACCCGCATCTGCAAACCATGATCCCACGTTTGATTCGTCGTCGAATCAATTTCAAACCCCACTGGCAGCGGCTGGATATGCCGGACGGGGATTTTGTCGATCTTGCGTGGAGCGAAGATCCGCAAACCGCCCTGCACAAACCGCGTTTGGTGGTGTTTCACGGGCTGGAAGGCAGCCTCCACAGCCCCTACGCCCATGGCATGATAGAAGCGGCGAAAAAACGCGGCTGGCTGGGCGTGGTGATGCATTTTCGCGGCTGCAGTGGCGTGCCAAATCGCAAAGAACGCATTTACCACTCCGGCGAAACGGAAGACGGCACTTACTTCCTCGAATGGTTGAATCAGCGTTACGGTGAAGTCCCCACCGCTGCCGTTGGTTTTTCGCTGGGCGGGAATATGCTCGCCTGCCTGATGGCAAAACAGGGCGCAGCCTGCACGCTGAAAGCCGGCGTGATTGTTTCCGCCCCGCTGATGCTTGAGCAGTGTTGCTACCACATGGAGCAGGGCTTCTCGCGCGTCTATCAGCATTATCTGCTGAACCTGCTGAAGAAAAATGCCGCCCGTAAGCTGAAGAGCTACCCTGGCTCGCTGCCTATCGACCTGCGCAAGCTGAAAAGCCTGCGCCGCATTCGCGAGTTCGATGATTTAATTACCTCGAAGATCCATGGCTTTGCCGACGCGCTGGACTACTATCGCCAGTGCAGCGCCATGCCGCTCTTGCCTGAAATTGCCGCTCCGACGCTGATTATCCATGCCAAGGACGACCCGTTCATGGATCACCACGTCATCCCGGATCGTGAAACGCTGCCGCCCAATATCCAGTATCAACTCACTACTTACGGCGGCCACGTTGGCTTTGTTGGCGGCACTCTGCTACGCCCACAAATGTGGCTTGAGCAGCGTATTCCCGACTGGCTAACCCGCTTCCTGGACCATTGA
- a CDS encoding OsmC family protein, with protein sequence MQARVKWVEGMTFLGESASGHQILMDGNSGDKAPSPMEMLLMAAGGCSSIDVVSILQKGRHEVTDCEVKLTSERREEAPRLFTHIHLHFVVTGKELKESAVARAVELTAEKYCSVTLMLEKAAEISHSYEIIEA encoded by the coding sequence ATGCAGGCAAGAGTTAAATGGGTGGAAGGCATGACTTTCCTCGGTGAATCCGCTTCTGGCCACCAAATTCTGATGGACGGCAACTCCGGGGATAAAGCGCCAAGTCCGATGGAAATGCTGCTGATGGCCGCGGGCGGTTGTAGCTCAATTGACGTGGTGTCGATTCTGCAAAAAGGCCGTCATGAGGTGACGGATTGTGAGGTGAAACTGACTTCCGAACGTCGTGAAGAAGCGCCACGCCTGTTTACCCACATCCATCTGCATTTTGTTGTGACTGGTAAAGAGCTGAAAGAAAGTGCGGTTGCCCGCGCCGTTGAGCTGACTGCAGAGAAATATTGCTCGGTGACGTTGATGCTGGAGAAAGCCGCAGAGATTAGCCACAGCTACGAAATTATTGAAGCATAA
- a CDS encoding YheU family protein — protein MIIPWQDLDPETLDNLIESFVLREGTDYGEQERSLTQKVADVKRQLQSGEAVLVWSELHETVNIMPRGQFRG, from the coding sequence ATGATCATCCCCTGGCAAGATCTCGACCCCGAAACGCTCGACAATTTGATTGAATCTTTTGTATTACGAGAAGGCACAGATTATGGTGAGCAGGAGCGCTCGCTGACGCAAAAAGTCGCCGACGTGAAGCGCCAGTTACAAAGCGGCGAGGCCGTGCTGGTTTGGTCTGAACTCCATGAAACGGTGAACATTATGCCGCGCGGGCAGTTTCGCGGCTGA
- the pabA gene encoding aminodeoxychorismate synthase component 2, which produces MLLLIDNYDSFTWNLYQYFCELGEEVLVKRNDEIGLDDIERLAPGKLVISPGPCTPTEAGISLAAINHFAGQLPILGVCLGHQAIAQAFGASIVRAEQVMHGKTSAISHNGSGVFRGLNNPLTVTRYHSLLIDPDTLPDCFEVTARTDKQEIMGIRHRSLDLEGVQFHPESILSEQGHALLANFLQR; this is translated from the coding sequence ATGTTACTGCTTATCGACAACTATGATTCCTTCACCTGGAACCTCTACCAGTATTTTTGCGAGCTGGGTGAGGAGGTGTTGGTGAAGCGTAACGACGAAATTGGGCTGGACGATATTGAGCGTCTGGCTCCGGGCAAGCTGGTGATCTCTCCTGGCCCTTGCACCCCGACTGAGGCAGGTATCTCCCTTGCCGCCATTAATCACTTCGCTGGACAACTCCCTATTCTGGGTGTTTGCCTCGGACATCAGGCTATCGCACAGGCGTTTGGCGCGAGTATTGTGCGGGCAGAGCAGGTGATGCATGGTAAGACGTCCGCCATTAGCCACAACGGTAGCGGCGTGTTCCGTGGGCTGAATAATCCGCTGACGGTGACGCGCTATCATTCGCTGCTCATTGATCCCGATACTCTGCCTGACTGTTTTGAGGTCACGGCCAGGACGGATAAACAGGAAATCATGGGTATCCGTCACCGTTCGCTGGATCTGGAAGGCGTGCAGTTCCACCCGGAAAGTATTCTCAGTGAACAGGGGCATGCGCTGCTGGCGAATTTCCTCCAGAGGTGA
- a CDS encoding phosphoribulokinase produces the protein MSAKHPVIAVTGSSGAGTTTTSLAFRKIFQQLNLRAAEVEGDSFHRYTRPEMDMAIRKARDAGRHISYFGPEANDFGLLEQTFIEYGQTGKGQSRKYLHTYDEAVPWNQVPGTFTPWQPLPEPTDVLFYEGLHGGVVTPQHNVADCVDLLVGVVPIVNLEWIQKLVRDTSERGHSREAVMDSVVRSMDDYINFITPQFSRTHINFQRVPTVDTSNPFAARAIPSLDESFVVIHFRGLDDIDFPYLLAMLQGSFISHINTLVVPGGKMGLAMELIMAPLVQRLAEGRKIA, from the coding sequence ATGTCAGCCAAACACCCGGTTATTGCGGTCACAGGTTCCAGCGGCGCCGGAACGACAACCACCAGCCTCGCTTTTCGCAAAATTTTCCAGCAGCTCAACCTGCGCGCCGCCGAAGTTGAAGGCGACAGTTTCCACCGCTATACCCGCCCGGAAATGGATATGGCTATCCGCAAGGCGCGGGATGCCGGCCGTCATATCAGCTATTTTGGGCCAGAAGCCAACGACTTCGGGCTATTGGAACAAACCTTTATCGAGTACGGCCAGACCGGCAAAGGGCAATCGCGCAAATACCTGCATACCTACGATGAAGCCGTGCCGTGGAATCAGGTACCAGGGACTTTTACCCCGTGGCAGCCGCTCCCCGAGCCCACTGACGTCCTGTTTTATGAAGGCTTGCACGGCGGCGTAGTCACCCCTCAGCATAACGTCGCCGACTGCGTCGATTTGCTGGTAGGCGTAGTGCCCATCGTTAACCTGGAATGGATCCAGAAACTGGTGCGCGACACCAGCGAGCGTGGGCATTCGCGGGAAGCGGTGATGGATTCCGTTGTGCGCTCCATGGATGATTACATCAACTTCATTACTCCACAATTCTCACGTACCCATATCAACTTCCAGCGCGTTCCGACGGTGGATACTTCTAACCCGTTTGCTGCCCGGGCCATTCCGTCGCTGGACGAAAGCTTCGTGGTCATTCACTTCCGCGGGCTGGACGACATCGACTTCCCTTATCTGCTGGCGATGTTGCAGGGGTCGTTTATCTCCCACATTAATACATTGGTGGTGCCGGGAGGGAAAATGGGGCTGGCGATGGAGCTGATCATGGCCCCGTTGGTGCAGAGGCTGGCGGAAGGCAGGAAAATTGCCTGA